A stretch of Leptolyngbyaceae cyanobacterium DNA encodes these proteins:
- a CDS encoding DUF6753 family protein yields the protein MSSSYSDQSALLEKVLEGKSEDFKRQVWDFVKSTNLQPDDPAIIFAIAFGNVAVMVEDVPASIEETFKEGCHELQRALHLAERMVVERQKAAIASAAGDLIRQTESQQAKRLFDSIIPAVGVLLGVLGLGFFMGITVPPFLQGGYTKEVKLTADEVEALRWAKSNEGKFARNLIDWNRGYLDNKTCLQDVKKLGVKLNFGNKEAAGGFCVIWTQPPQKRSFVN from the coding sequence ATGAGTTCTAGTTATTCAGACCAGTCTGCTTTGTTAGAGAAGGTATTGGAGGGGAAATCAGAAGATTTCAAGCGCCAGGTTTGGGATTTTGTCAAATCAACGAATTTGCAACCAGACGATCCGGCGATTATTTTTGCGATCGCATTCGGAAATGTAGCCGTTATGGTTGAAGATGTCCCCGCCTCCATAGAAGAAACCTTTAAAGAAGGCTGTCACGAATTACAACGAGCTTTGCATCTAGCAGAACGGATGGTGGTTGAGCGTCAAAAGGCTGCGATCGCATCTGCTGCTGGCGATTTAATTCGCCAAACTGAATCACAACAAGCCAAAAGGCTATTCGATTCAATTATTCCCGCAGTTGGTGTGCTGCTTGGTGTTTTGGGTTTAGGATTTTTCATGGGAATAACAGTGCCTCCTTTTTTGCAGGGCGGTTATACCAAAGAAGTGAAGCTTACGGCTGATGAAGTGGAAGCTTTGCGCTGGGCTAAATCAAATGAAGGCAAGTTTGCCCGTAATTTAATAGATTGGAATCGGGGATACCTGGATAATAAAACTTGCCTGCAAGATGTCAAAAAATTAGGGGTTAAGTTGAACTTTGGAAACAAAGAAGCAGCAGGTGGCTTCTGCGTGATTTGGACTCAGCCACCACAAAAGAGGAGTTTCGTCAACTGA